The Plutella xylostella chromosome 30, ilPluXylo3.1, whole genome shotgun sequence genome contains a region encoding:
- the LOC105387706 gene encoding fasciclin-3 isoform X7 — protein sequence MAVLPALFGLLLAAFVSGQNVDITPREAVRRVGDEVTVLCKVAYPIDSCRMTVGKVSYRLLPSVQEGDVVYSGQGLEQGECGAHIRNVREEWNGLVECVLPPSTGSIEIVGKMALVVARAPSPPLLLAPPQPVFKEGDVLQAQCVVAGGRPAAKITWMLDDIQVVDGLHQPIITSEPGSDLKTISQNITRHLLADDGNRRLVCKAEHEAMDQPRFAQRQLQVIYPPKRTEPGPITIFGLKLGAEGRLNVTIRANPPPYVEWTVGDQRLTPLRVSEDGTITALEPEALGNGYYNCTLLLAHIAKEDVERTYYLKVTNDLGAEEFAVRLSTMDEPAGPPSSGSVELGTGAIVGIVIAVLVLLVAVFLIVFAKATDRWCFGAAGRNRDQTKSSGESSDTESAVAGKERSRLAELTARVRAVLPKGKDKVQATEAAAGESEDKPLSDDKKNVVYAELALGEAARDKPPPETTEYAQIVYTTATETAKPAEENKDKET from the exons GTCAAAATGTGGACATCACCCCCCGCGAGGCGGTGCGGAGGGTGGGGGACGAGGTCACGGTGCTGTGCAAGGTGGCCTACCCGATTGACTCGTGTCG TATGACGGTGGGCAAGGTGTCGTACCGGCTGCTGCCGAGCGTGCAGGAGGGAGATGTGGTCTACTCGGGACAAGGACTTGAG CAAGGCGAGTGCGGCGCGCACATCCGCAACGTGCGGGAGGAGTGGAACGGGCTCGTGGAGTGCGTGCTGCCGCCCAGCACCGGCAGTATCGAGATCGTCGGCAAGATGGCGCTAGTTGTCGCAC GCGCGCCGTCCCCGCCCCTGCTGCTGGCGCCGCCGCAGCCCGTGTTCAAGGAGGGCGACGTGCTGCAGGCGCAGTGCGTGGTGGCTGGAGGCCGACCTGCTGCTAAGATCACCTGGATGTTGG ACGACATCCAAGTAGTCGACGGCCTGCACCAGCCAATCATAACGTCGGAACCTGGCTCGGACCTCAAGACGATCAGCCAGAACATCACgcgccatctgttggcggACGATGGCAACCGGCGCCTGGTCTGCAAGGCCGAGCACGAGGCCATGGACCAGCCGAGGTTCGCGCAGAGACAGCTGCAGGTTATCT ACCCCCCAAAGCGCACTGAACCTGGCCCCATCACGATCTTCGGCCTCAAGCTGGGAGCTGAGGGCCGCCTTAACGTGACCATCCGCGCCAACCCCCCGCCGTACGTCGAGTGGACTGTTGGCGACCAGAGACTGACTCCGCTGAGGGTTAGCGAGGATGGTACCATCACCGCTTTGGAACCTGAGGCGCTG GGTAACGGCTACTACAACTGCACCCTGCTGCTCGCCCACATCGCGAAGGAGGACGTGGAGAGGACGTACTACCTGAAGGTCACCAACGACCTGGGGGCTGAAGAGTTCGCCGTCCGGCTGAGCACCATGGACGAGCCTGCTG GACCTCCAAGTTCCGGca GTGTCGAACTTGGTACTGGTGCCATCGTGGGCATCGTGATCGCCGTGCTCGTGCTCCTCGTGGCTGTGTTCCTCATTGTCTTTGCGAAGGCCACTGACAGATGGTGTTTTGGCG caGCTGGCAGAAACCGTGATCAAACAAAGAGCTCCGGAGAAtc TAGCGACACCGAGAGCGCGGTGGCGGGCAAGGAGCGCTCGCGGCTCGCGGAGCTGACGGCGCGAGTGAGAGCCGTGCTTCCCAAGGGCAAGGACAAGGTTCAGGCCACTGAGGCCGCGGCCGGGGAGAGCGAGGACAAG CCGCTCTCAGACGACAAGAAGAACGTAGTATACGCGGAGCTAGCTCTCGGCGAGGCGGCCAGAGACAAGCCCCCGCCGGAGACCACTGAGTACGCCCAGATCGTCTACACCACCGCCACCGAGACCGCCAAGCCGGCCGAGGAAAACAAAGACAAGgaaacataa
- the LOC105387706 gene encoding fasciclin-3 isoform X2, with protein MAVLPALFGLLLAAFVSGQNVDITPREAVRRVGDEVTVLCKVAYPIDSCRMTVGKVSYRLLPSVQEGDVVYSGQGLEQGECGAHIRNVREEWNGLVECVLPPSTGSIEIVGKMALVVARAPSPPLLLAPPQPVFKEGDVLQAQCVVAGGRPAAKITWMLDDIQVVDGLHQPIITSEPGSDLKTISQNITRHLLADDGNRRLVCKAEHEAMDQPRFAQRQLQVIYPPKRTEPGPITIFGLKLGAEGRLNVTIRANPPPYVEWTVGDQRLTPLRVSEDGTITALEPEALGNGYYNCTLLLAHIAKEDVERTYYLKVTNDLGAEEFAVRLSTMDEPAGPPSSGSVELGTGAIVGIVIAVLVLLVAVFLIVFAKATDRWCFGAGRNRDQTKSSGESTPAGDVLLESRMQPTARPSDTESAVAGKERSRLAELTARVRAVLPKGKDKVQATEAAAGESEDKPLSDDKKNVVYAELALGEAARDKPPPETTEYAQIVYTTATETAKPAEENKDKET; from the exons GTCAAAATGTGGACATCACCCCCCGCGAGGCGGTGCGGAGGGTGGGGGACGAGGTCACGGTGCTGTGCAAGGTGGCCTACCCGATTGACTCGTGTCG TATGACGGTGGGCAAGGTGTCGTACCGGCTGCTGCCGAGCGTGCAGGAGGGAGATGTGGTCTACTCGGGACAAGGACTTGAG CAAGGCGAGTGCGGCGCGCACATCCGCAACGTGCGGGAGGAGTGGAACGGGCTCGTGGAGTGCGTGCTGCCGCCCAGCACCGGCAGTATCGAGATCGTCGGCAAGATGGCGCTAGTTGTCGCAC GCGCGCCGTCCCCGCCCCTGCTGCTGGCGCCGCCGCAGCCCGTGTTCAAGGAGGGCGACGTGCTGCAGGCGCAGTGCGTGGTGGCTGGAGGCCGACCTGCTGCTAAGATCACCTGGATGTTGG ACGACATCCAAGTAGTCGACGGCCTGCACCAGCCAATCATAACGTCGGAACCTGGCTCGGACCTCAAGACGATCAGCCAGAACATCACgcgccatctgttggcggACGATGGCAACCGGCGCCTGGTCTGCAAGGCCGAGCACGAGGCCATGGACCAGCCGAGGTTCGCGCAGAGACAGCTGCAGGTTATCT ACCCCCCAAAGCGCACTGAACCTGGCCCCATCACGATCTTCGGCCTCAAGCTGGGAGCTGAGGGCCGCCTTAACGTGACCATCCGCGCCAACCCCCCGCCGTACGTCGAGTGGACTGTTGGCGACCAGAGACTGACTCCGCTGAGGGTTAGCGAGGATGGTACCATCACCGCTTTGGAACCTGAGGCGCTG GGTAACGGCTACTACAACTGCACCCTGCTGCTCGCCCACATCGCGAAGGAGGACGTGGAGAGGACGTACTACCTGAAGGTCACCAACGACCTGGGGGCTGAAGAGTTCGCCGTCCGGCTGAGCACCATGGACGAGCCTGCTG GACCTCCAAGTTCCGGca GTGTCGAACTTGGTACTGGTGCCATCGTGGGCATCGTGATCGCCGTGCTCGTGCTCCTCGTGGCTGTGTTCCTCATTGTCTTTGCGAAGGCCACTGACAGATGGTGTTTTGGCG CTGGCAGAAACCGTGATCAAACAAAGAGCTCCGGAGAAtc GACGCCTGCGGGGGATGTGCTTTTAGAGTCCAGAATGCAACCAACAGCGCGGCC TAGCGACACCGAGAGCGCGGTGGCGGGCAAGGAGCGCTCGCGGCTCGCGGAGCTGACGGCGCGAGTGAGAGCCGTGCTTCCCAAGGGCAAGGACAAGGTTCAGGCCACTGAGGCCGCGGCCGGGGAGAGCGAGGACAAG CCGCTCTCAGACGACAAGAAGAACGTAGTATACGCGGAGCTAGCTCTCGGCGAGGCGGCCAGAGACAAGCCCCCGCCGGAGACCACTGAGTACGCCCAGATCGTCTACACCACCGCCACCGAGACCGCCAAGCCGGCCGAGGAAAACAAAGACAAGgaaacataa
- the LOC105387706 gene encoding fasciclin-3 isoform X6 has product MAVLPALFGLLLAAFVSGQNVDITPREAVRRVGDEVTVLCKVAYPIDSCRMTVGKVSYRLLPSVQEGDVVYSGQGLEQGECGAHIRNVREEWNGLVECVLPPSTGSIEIVGKMALVVARAPSPPLLLAPPQPVFKEGDVLQAQCVVAGGRPAAKITWMLDDIQVVDGLHQPIITSEPGSDLKTISQNITRHLLADDGNRRLVCKAEHEAMDQPRFAQRQLQVIYPPKRTEPGPITIFGLKLGAEGRLNVTIRANPPPYVEWTVGDQRLTPLRVSEDGTITALEPEALGNGYYNCTLLLAHIAKEDVERTYYLKVTNDLGAEEFAVRLSTMDEPAGVELGTGAIVGIVIAVLVLLVAVFLIVFAKATDRWCFGAGRNRDQTKSSGESTPAGDVLLESRMQPTARPSDTESAVAGKERSRLAELTARVRAVLPKGKDKVQATEAAAGESEDKPLSDDKKNVVYAELALGEAARDKPPPETTEYAQIVYTTATETAKPAEENKDKET; this is encoded by the exons GTCAAAATGTGGACATCACCCCCCGCGAGGCGGTGCGGAGGGTGGGGGACGAGGTCACGGTGCTGTGCAAGGTGGCCTACCCGATTGACTCGTGTCG TATGACGGTGGGCAAGGTGTCGTACCGGCTGCTGCCGAGCGTGCAGGAGGGAGATGTGGTCTACTCGGGACAAGGACTTGAG CAAGGCGAGTGCGGCGCGCACATCCGCAACGTGCGGGAGGAGTGGAACGGGCTCGTGGAGTGCGTGCTGCCGCCCAGCACCGGCAGTATCGAGATCGTCGGCAAGATGGCGCTAGTTGTCGCAC GCGCGCCGTCCCCGCCCCTGCTGCTGGCGCCGCCGCAGCCCGTGTTCAAGGAGGGCGACGTGCTGCAGGCGCAGTGCGTGGTGGCTGGAGGCCGACCTGCTGCTAAGATCACCTGGATGTTGG ACGACATCCAAGTAGTCGACGGCCTGCACCAGCCAATCATAACGTCGGAACCTGGCTCGGACCTCAAGACGATCAGCCAGAACATCACgcgccatctgttggcggACGATGGCAACCGGCGCCTGGTCTGCAAGGCCGAGCACGAGGCCATGGACCAGCCGAGGTTCGCGCAGAGACAGCTGCAGGTTATCT ACCCCCCAAAGCGCACTGAACCTGGCCCCATCACGATCTTCGGCCTCAAGCTGGGAGCTGAGGGCCGCCTTAACGTGACCATCCGCGCCAACCCCCCGCCGTACGTCGAGTGGACTGTTGGCGACCAGAGACTGACTCCGCTGAGGGTTAGCGAGGATGGTACCATCACCGCTTTGGAACCTGAGGCGCTG GGTAACGGCTACTACAACTGCACCCTGCTGCTCGCCCACATCGCGAAGGAGGACGTGGAGAGGACGTACTACCTGAAGGTCACCAACGACCTGGGGGCTGAAGAGTTCGCCGTCCGGCTGAGCACCATGGACGAGCCTGCTG GTGTCGAACTTGGTACTGGTGCCATCGTGGGCATCGTGATCGCCGTGCTCGTGCTCCTCGTGGCTGTGTTCCTCATTGTCTTTGCGAAGGCCACTGACAGATGGTGTTTTGGCG CTGGCAGAAACCGTGATCAAACAAAGAGCTCCGGAGAAtc GACGCCTGCGGGGGATGTGCTTTTAGAGTCCAGAATGCAACCAACAGCGCGGCC TAGCGACACCGAGAGCGCGGTGGCGGGCAAGGAGCGCTCGCGGCTCGCGGAGCTGACGGCGCGAGTGAGAGCCGTGCTTCCCAAGGGCAAGGACAAGGTTCAGGCCACTGAGGCCGCGGCCGGGGAGAGCGAGGACAAG CCGCTCTCAGACGACAAGAAGAACGTAGTATACGCGGAGCTAGCTCTCGGCGAGGCGGCCAGAGACAAGCCCCCGCCGGAGACCACTGAGTACGCCCAGATCGTCTACACCACCGCCACCGAGACCGCCAAGCCGGCCGAGGAAAACAAAGACAAGgaaacataa
- the LOC105387706 gene encoding fasciclin-3 isoform X11 yields MAVLPALFGLLLAAFVSGQNVDITPREAVRRVGDEVTVLCKVAYPIDSCRMTVGKVSYRLLPSVQEGDVVYSGQGLEQGECGAHIRNVREEWNGLVECVLPPSTGSIEIVGKMALVVARAPSPPLLLAPPQPVFKEGDVLQAQCVVAGGRPAAKITWMLDDIQVVDGLHQPIITSEPGSDLKTISQNITRHLLADDGNRRLVCKAEHEAMDQPRFAQRQLQVIYPPKRTEPGPITIFGLKLGAEGRLNVTIRANPPPYVEWTVGDQRLTPLRVSEDGTITALEPEALGNGYYNCTLLLAHIAKEDVERTYYLKVTNDLGAEEFAVRLSTMDEPAGPPSSGSVELGTGAIVGIVIAVLVLLVAVFLIVFAKATDRWCFGGRSHRTDIPDGADSEAPLPPHDDTKGSENPSHDHGDYISNGNAKHPEKKPDTAV; encoded by the exons GTCAAAATGTGGACATCACCCCCCGCGAGGCGGTGCGGAGGGTGGGGGACGAGGTCACGGTGCTGTGCAAGGTGGCCTACCCGATTGACTCGTGTCG TATGACGGTGGGCAAGGTGTCGTACCGGCTGCTGCCGAGCGTGCAGGAGGGAGATGTGGTCTACTCGGGACAAGGACTTGAG CAAGGCGAGTGCGGCGCGCACATCCGCAACGTGCGGGAGGAGTGGAACGGGCTCGTGGAGTGCGTGCTGCCGCCCAGCACCGGCAGTATCGAGATCGTCGGCAAGATGGCGCTAGTTGTCGCAC GCGCGCCGTCCCCGCCCCTGCTGCTGGCGCCGCCGCAGCCCGTGTTCAAGGAGGGCGACGTGCTGCAGGCGCAGTGCGTGGTGGCTGGAGGCCGACCTGCTGCTAAGATCACCTGGATGTTGG ACGACATCCAAGTAGTCGACGGCCTGCACCAGCCAATCATAACGTCGGAACCTGGCTCGGACCTCAAGACGATCAGCCAGAACATCACgcgccatctgttggcggACGATGGCAACCGGCGCCTGGTCTGCAAGGCCGAGCACGAGGCCATGGACCAGCCGAGGTTCGCGCAGAGACAGCTGCAGGTTATCT ACCCCCCAAAGCGCACTGAACCTGGCCCCATCACGATCTTCGGCCTCAAGCTGGGAGCTGAGGGCCGCCTTAACGTGACCATCCGCGCCAACCCCCCGCCGTACGTCGAGTGGACTGTTGGCGACCAGAGACTGACTCCGCTGAGGGTTAGCGAGGATGGTACCATCACCGCTTTGGAACCTGAGGCGCTG GGTAACGGCTACTACAACTGCACCCTGCTGCTCGCCCACATCGCGAAGGAGGACGTGGAGAGGACGTACTACCTGAAGGTCACCAACGACCTGGGGGCTGAAGAGTTCGCCGTCCGGCTGAGCACCATGGACGAGCCTGCTG GACCTCCAAGTTCCGGca GTGTCGAACTTGGTACTGGTGCCATCGTGGGCATCGTGATCGCCGTGCTCGTGCTCCTCGTGGCTGTGTTCCTCATTGTCTTTGCGAAGGCCACTGACAGATGGTGTTTTGGCG GGCGGTCGCATCGCACGGACATTCCCGACGGCGCCGACTCAGAGGCCCCCCTGCCCCCGCACGACGACACCAAGGGGTCGGAGAACCCCTCCCACGACCACGGCGACTACATCAGCAACGGCAACGCGAAACACCCGGAGAAAAAACCCGATACTGCCGTTTAA
- the LOC105387706 gene encoding fasciclin-3 isoform X8, whose product MAVLPALFGLLLAAFVSGQNVDITPREAVRRVGDEVTVLCKVAYPIDSCRMTVGKVSYRLLPSVQEGDVVYSGQGLEQGECGAHIRNVREEWNGLVECVLPPSTGSIEIVGKMALVVARAPSPPLLLAPPQPVFKEGDVLQAQCVVAGGRPAAKITWMLDDIQVVDGLHQPIITSEPGSDLKTISQNITRHLLADDGNRRLVCKAEHEAMDQPRFAQRQLQVIYPPKRTEPGPITIFGLKLGAEGRLNVTIRANPPPYVEWTVGDQRLTPLRVSEDGTITALEPEALGNGYYNCTLLLAHIAKEDVERTYYLKVTNDLGAEEFAVRLSTMDEPAGPPSSGSVELGTGAIVGIVIAVLVLLVAVFLIVFAKATDRWCFGAGRNRDQTKSSGESSDTESAVAGKERSRLAELTARVRAVLPKGKDKVQATEAAAGESEDKPLSDDKKNVVYAELALGEAARDKPPPETTEYAQIVYTTATETAKPAEENKDKET is encoded by the exons GTCAAAATGTGGACATCACCCCCCGCGAGGCGGTGCGGAGGGTGGGGGACGAGGTCACGGTGCTGTGCAAGGTGGCCTACCCGATTGACTCGTGTCG TATGACGGTGGGCAAGGTGTCGTACCGGCTGCTGCCGAGCGTGCAGGAGGGAGATGTGGTCTACTCGGGACAAGGACTTGAG CAAGGCGAGTGCGGCGCGCACATCCGCAACGTGCGGGAGGAGTGGAACGGGCTCGTGGAGTGCGTGCTGCCGCCCAGCACCGGCAGTATCGAGATCGTCGGCAAGATGGCGCTAGTTGTCGCAC GCGCGCCGTCCCCGCCCCTGCTGCTGGCGCCGCCGCAGCCCGTGTTCAAGGAGGGCGACGTGCTGCAGGCGCAGTGCGTGGTGGCTGGAGGCCGACCTGCTGCTAAGATCACCTGGATGTTGG ACGACATCCAAGTAGTCGACGGCCTGCACCAGCCAATCATAACGTCGGAACCTGGCTCGGACCTCAAGACGATCAGCCAGAACATCACgcgccatctgttggcggACGATGGCAACCGGCGCCTGGTCTGCAAGGCCGAGCACGAGGCCATGGACCAGCCGAGGTTCGCGCAGAGACAGCTGCAGGTTATCT ACCCCCCAAAGCGCACTGAACCTGGCCCCATCACGATCTTCGGCCTCAAGCTGGGAGCTGAGGGCCGCCTTAACGTGACCATCCGCGCCAACCCCCCGCCGTACGTCGAGTGGACTGTTGGCGACCAGAGACTGACTCCGCTGAGGGTTAGCGAGGATGGTACCATCACCGCTTTGGAACCTGAGGCGCTG GGTAACGGCTACTACAACTGCACCCTGCTGCTCGCCCACATCGCGAAGGAGGACGTGGAGAGGACGTACTACCTGAAGGTCACCAACGACCTGGGGGCTGAAGAGTTCGCCGTCCGGCTGAGCACCATGGACGAGCCTGCTG GACCTCCAAGTTCCGGca GTGTCGAACTTGGTACTGGTGCCATCGTGGGCATCGTGATCGCCGTGCTCGTGCTCCTCGTGGCTGTGTTCCTCATTGTCTTTGCGAAGGCCACTGACAGATGGTGTTTTGGCG CTGGCAGAAACCGTGATCAAACAAAGAGCTCCGGAGAAtc TAGCGACACCGAGAGCGCGGTGGCGGGCAAGGAGCGCTCGCGGCTCGCGGAGCTGACGGCGCGAGTGAGAGCCGTGCTTCCCAAGGGCAAGGACAAGGTTCAGGCCACTGAGGCCGCGGCCGGGGAGAGCGAGGACAAG CCGCTCTCAGACGACAAGAAGAACGTAGTATACGCGGAGCTAGCTCTCGGCGAGGCGGCCAGAGACAAGCCCCCGCCGGAGACCACTGAGTACGCCCAGATCGTCTACACCACCGCCACCGAGACCGCCAAGCCGGCCGAGGAAAACAAAGACAAGgaaacataa